A single Agromyces sp. CF514 DNA region contains:
- a CDS encoding DUF4267 domain-containing protein — protein MDLSTFTPLTWIGAALALVLALGIIAIGLWYLLAPATASAGFGFTTAITPEVTPWQHIKGPRDIASGLVVIAMLVGFGPTAAAVILLVESIVPIGDMANILRHRGNRSAAFGVHGATAAAMILAAVLLFF, from the coding sequence CACCTTCACGCCGCTCACCTGGATCGGCGCAGCACTCGCCCTGGTGCTCGCACTCGGCATCATCGCCATCGGCCTCTGGTACCTCCTCGCACCGGCCACGGCCTCGGCCGGATTCGGGTTCACCACGGCGATCACGCCCGAGGTGACCCCGTGGCAGCACATCAAGGGCCCGCGCGACATCGCATCGGGGCTCGTGGTCATCGCGATGCTCGTCGGATTCGGTCCGACGGCCGCAGCAGTGATCCTGCTCGTCGAATCCATCGTGCCGATCGGCGACATGGCGAACATCCTGCGCCACCGCGGCAACCGCTCGGCCGCCTTCGGCGTCCACGGCGCGACTGCGGCGGCGATGATCCTCGCTGCGGTGCTGCTCTTCTTCTGA